Within the Mixophyes fleayi isolate aMixFle1 chromosome 5, aMixFle1.hap1, whole genome shotgun sequence genome, the region tttgcaaatccctacactggctccctgtgtactccagaatcaaattcaaattactcacccttgcctacaaagccctcaacaccacccctgcgtacatctcaaatctcatatcaaaatactctccctcccgccctcttagatctacctgtctgcgccttgtctctggtaacctccTCTCACTCGCGACTACAAGACTTCCTGatcacactattcacactaatgcattctcacaactgtcccaatctccactctgagccacactcgctcctcttgtttcagctgtgccctattcCACTTAGAAtggaagctctctaatgagcagggtcctccataccctttgttttcatgtctccattcattttgtctgcctagtctgttcttgttttacgtatgtccttgtcttccctactacACGGcgctgtggcgccttacaaatctacgataataataatccctCCCTTGCAAAGTATATACTAATAAATATTCCTATTCCAAAGAGTTGCACAAGTCAGTATGTGCCATTATGCTGATGTAGGGTGTTGATGAAATAATCATATAAACTTTTAAATGTCTTCAaagattcaaaaaaaaaaaaagaaaagcgtaTCACACCATTGTAATACTAGTATATGTATCCAAGACAAGAATCGCTGAATCATGGTAACCGTTTGACCGGAAGGGTTCACTCCCGAGTGGGTATGTACTGCTGATGAATTATGGATTTACTAACCGGCATTTCTGACAACGCCGCCAATTCTCAGCGCTTTgcagtaatattttaaaatgacaattgTATTGAAGACAAAGCCCATCGGTTTTGTCactaataaaattgccgtttacTAAACACAATTACAGCCAAGTGCAGAGTAACAGCTGTTCCTCAGAACCCCCACTTAGCAAATATAACAGTATTTCAAAAATGGTGTTGTAGCCGCATTGGTCATATATGGTATCAATCCAGTGATACGTTTTCTTCTTTAATCTACAAAGGCAATTAAAACGTTATACGTTTATTTCATCAACATACCTATGTGCATGATTACACATACGGGCTTGTACTACACTCTGGTGCTCTAGCGATATTTTCTTTATTAGCGTCATTTGTTCCAGGTGCGTCTTCTCAGGTACTTGCtttctcttgtattgatttttactgattctattgtttcgcttgtgccttatatgtattttgtttattttgtgcgGTGCTGTAGCTTccgtgctataaaaataaattaatgatgattctACCGGATTCGTTATGTAATGAGGGGATAAAaatctataaaacaaaacaaaaccaggaATTGCCCTTTGAGCTAAATATCCTAGACATTACAGATATGGAATCTTACCCAGAATGCTCGGTACTTGGGTTGCCCCACATCAGAGTTTTTCCAAAGCACTTCATAGACATAAACCGGTGACAATAATATTACAAAACCTCTGTTTGGGGGAGAGGCCGCCtatgctttaaaaacaaaatattttttacagtcaTTGACACTAAAGAGTTTAGCTTCCATCAATCCATGACCGTCCACATAGATGGACAAAATCCATCAGCGTCATGTGATCCATCTAAAAACTactcctccaagagtccagtatATGATCTGCTAATTGACTACATATGTACAGACAGATCTCAAAATGCAATTCTGGAGAACCCACCGAGTGCGCAGTTGGAAGATGTTAAATCTGAACAAGGCTTATACATTTCTCAACTTAGACAGTGCGCACTTCATTGGATGACCACAGTGTGGCAGCACCCACCACATATTGGTATTATACAATTAGATGCACTGTAATTTACACTGTCAGGATTGAAGGGGaccactcacatacacattaaacagatatataaaagtaatgcattattatttatattcactGCCTGCTACAGGACTTTCTCTTTACCTCTGCTCCAACCTCATAATACAGGGGTCAGAGGGGAAACGATGGCAGGGAAGTTACACTGCCATtaagctgcggaattagtggcgctatataaacagctgatgataATGCCCTATACTTGGACACATAGTAATGTATTTATTCCCGCACGTTGCCCTGAGAATAACTACCATGAATAAACATGAAAGTCACCCCTCTATTGTAAAAATACAGAGGCTTCAGATTCAACTAAGGTCCAGAAAACAAACGTAAAGCCCAGAAATAGAACGTAAGCTCTTAAGATCCCAACGAAAACATTCAACTATAAGTGCATTACTGAATATTACTCTCTGTCAGATATTCTTCCATATTCACCGCTTGCTGTAAATGTAGAAAATGATTCTTTTTGTAAAGTGTATCAATATTATAACCTGCAGTCATTGTACATTAAGCAAAcctaaaaatatttagaaatatgaCTATATGCAGATCACCCTCCTGACAGGTGAGGGGTTAATGAGAACTTAGTTTCTAGCAATTGAAAACGGTAATTAAAAGTAAAACCACAAGACAAGAGATACTGAGAAAAGAAACAAGACTCCAGTAGAAGTTGTGGTACCGGTGAGGTCTAAATATTTTTGGTTTTATGAATACAAGGTTATTCCGTAACAAACAGTGTACCTCAACTAAATACTCAAACCAATGTACTATTACAGGGAAGGGATTTagcaagatttatttttaaaagtggaaAACCCTTTTTACCATATAAAGcagatttcatttttaaaagaGTCAAAGTAAAATTTGATTAACATCGTCCTAACTCTAGAGTCAACGTTGTAAACGAACTTGTAGCCAAGTTAGCTGCTGATCCGCCAAATAAATTGCATTTAGCGTCATATTAGTTTGTgtgatgggaattgtagttcaaaCACTGATTACCAAAAAGATATGCACAAGCAACAGGGGTAGGATAGGAAGCCTAATGTGGAAAATCCACATTCACAAATCCCTCTCCCAAATAGCGTCTACAGGTTATGACAAATTTATTACACACCAGTACGTAAAGCGCACTAAGACACTAACGCAATTCTGCAAGGCGAGTTGTCAATGTTACAAGACAAATATAGTTAGCGCCACTAGAACAGTCGTagtcaaaaatattggcacccttgcagttttttctaataattCACCATCTCTTTCAGATCATTGCCAAAATATCTTTTTCTTTAGCTGTGGAACTGAATACATCTCTTTTCCACCTATTCAGTggaagcttcatcatgaagacaCAAAGGCCAATCCTCCCATTTTACCTAAAGGAGGGAATGTGTTAGAGAAagaaaggacttttttttttttgtttgtttaaaattatGTACGCACCATCAGGTTTTATTACAAACATCTTGGTACTGATTACAAGACTTATACTGATAAAACGCTGCAAATCCAGAACAGCACAGTGGCGGGAAAATAGAAagctcaaaaaaaaacaaaaaacgaaaatGACCTAGTGGGGTAACAAACAACAAATAAAGTAACTGTCCCCAAAACTTTACTTAGAAAAGTGATGTACCTTATGCCCAGTAAGATGAAGCCAGCGGGAGGTAAGCAAGCCTGGCCTCTCCATGTGCTGTGTAACTACAAGCTCGTTACTTGCAAGGCTTGCTGAGGCTTTTAGTTCTACGAGCGCTGGATAATCACAGGTCGCTTAACTTTGGCTTAATCTCGCGTCCATGACTAAATGAGACCCAGGTGGTTTTAAAGAACCTCAAATCCTGCACCAATGATTTCTGTCTGCCGGTTCGGCAGCGACAAATTTaaggaaggtggggggggggggatgtgtatTCCTGAGGATAAATACACATGGCGTAGAAATTGCAGTAGAAAAGTCTGCAGTACGTAGAACGATCGTGGGGATCTCTGTGTACTGCCAGAGTTTGCAGCAAACACTCTAAGCCTAGGCACGGTGGCTAAGAACAGTTTCGACAGCCGGTGGTCAACATCTTTTTAGAGACTGTACAGTAGCAGCAgttaaataaaacctttttataTAACACAAAGCATCCAGCTTATTCtcaaaattgagaaaaaaaaacaaaaaaaactctaGTGACCAATAAATAGATTCCCCCAATTTTCCCCAAGACCATTTCTTAACATAATGGCGTTGAAGGTTCCTCCGATCTTTCCCTTCAAAAGAGGAAAACCCAACTGAAAACTGGAGGTGTGAGTACGTAGAGgcaaaaaaacaactaaataaaaatgtatattataatctagacactgggaaaaaaaaaataatacataagaactaataaaaaaataataatgtacaattGCCAATGTCCAAACTGTAGAGCGAATGAAGAACACAGGAGAAAAGCTTATGGGGGGGGCAAAGCTGCCTCGGACTGCGGATATGAAAACCGGGATATGTCAATCATCTTAAAACGTAACGGTGGCGCAGCATGCAGAAACCCATGGTTAGTAGCCAAGTGTAACGACAGTACGTTAGAAAGTTCTGCTCGCTTCTGTTAGACGGTACAAAGATAACAGGTATGTAAATTTTTTGTTGAGTAGAAAATGTTAAatttgttttcttaaaatcaaggacttgaaaaggcacttcattctgtggaggggggagaggacaggggGCTGCCTCAGTCAGGTCAACTGCATGAAGCTAAGGGGAGAACGTCTGCATAGTGTATGGGGTGGGGGGTAGACGGTGGGGTAAGAGTACACGTTGCCAGCATCATCAAGCGTTTTTACATCCTTTGTAGATTTGTTTCATTTGGTGTGTTAATTTTTCCTTTATAAAAGCCTGAAAAGTTCTTATGAATTCTATGAAAATTAGTGAAAAGcgttctttaaaaatattttcttttttatttccatGTCCATTGTTCAGTAATCCATTAGATGCTTCAAGACTTAAAAAGTCCCTTCACCACCAATTCTGCTTGATCCTCTGTATAATCGAGGCGGAGAACAGCCTCAGACAGACGCCAACGGGAAACAGCAGCGTTACCGCTTGTGGCAAATGAGTGTCTTCGGCTAATCTTGTTTCATAGCAAATGTGGAAAAGCAAAACGCGTCAGGTTATGCTGCAGTGCGCAGCTGTCCACCAGAGGGCGCACCGTTGGGGCTACCTGTTACAAAGTTTCTGAAGCATGTTGTAAACGTTCTCTTCTTTACTCAATCCTTCGAAGAAGGGGATCAGATCAAGCAATTCCGTATCTGACATGTCATCGAACCACGACTGTACCGGGACCTGCGCGGAGACACATTAATGAGGAATGGAAACCTTATACATACAAGTCATTGGTCAGCAATCACAGGTGCATCATTTTGTATCATAGTAATGGCTTCAGTTACTATATTACTGGACTTCTAGATAACTTTCAGCTAGAACAACATTAGGACATTACTAAACTCCCCTACAAGACCTTTGTAATAAAACCAAATTTatataatctaaaaacaaaaGTTCTGCCAGAGGCGTTACAGACGGACATTCTTAGACTGCAGTAGACCTAACGCACaattttattggggggggggttgtccTCTCGCAAAGTGCCATAAGCCACTTCTGATGGAGGAAGAAATAAATCAACTATGGCTTCACAAGTAATTTTGACAGCTTGTTAAATTAAACGCAAGGAAAGCACAATATGTTCCGTTTAATAGACTGTGATTTGGTGGAGATACATTGAAGTCATAATTCTCACTAAACGCCATTAGACCTTTCACCCAGAGGATAAGGACAGATGTGAACCATTCACTTAGCAAAGCTATCAACTTCCCCCCCACAAACGATGCTTTGGTGCATTTACGAGTAACCGGTCAGCAGCACTATATATGTGCACCCAtaataaaacttattttataGTACCTTttagggtggcacagtggttagcatggcTGCCTCCAAGTGCTGAAGTCATGAGTTCAACCCCAACCAAAgcctgtggagtttgtatgatctccctgtgtttgtgtgggtttcctacgggtgctctgaTGGCTGACAAAATGGGCCGCAGGGTGGaataaggaatttagattgtaacctCCAATGGAAAGGGACTTAAGTGAATGACCAACTGTACTTACAGCACTGTATAATAGAATGGAGCTATAAAACAGTAATAGAACCATTAATTGGATAATGTGGCGTGAAACTAAGAGGCAACAGGAAAGTTCTGGTCTGTGCGAGTAATATTTGTCTTTGGTTTAGTGCAATATTCATTCAGATACAGTAGGTTTGTCCTCGCACCAGTTTTCTGGAGAAGCGTTTGTTCAAACTGTAAAGTGAGAAAACTGCTGGGGCAATTAGCAGTGTTTTATCCACACATACTGTAGTGATACGAGGGGGTTTACTGAACAAAGCAAAATATCACTGCACAAGTTTCCACAATACAGTCTCAGAGGAACCTAATTCCACCCCACAAGTCTCAGCGCATCGGAATATTGGTGGCCATACTTACAGCATTTTCTGGGTGGAAGATATATGATGCCGGAGAGTTGTCCAATATGATGATTTTATTCAGCTCTCTTCCTAGACGGCTCAAGTCTTTCACATAATTCCCTCTatggaacacacaggattctCTGAACAGCCTCGCCGTGAACACGCCCCAACGGTCCAGCAAATCGGCCACCGGGTCGGCGTACTTAAAACAGAATTTTGATGAGAGGTTGAAAGAAAACATAGCTggatggtattttttttttttaattctttatagaAGCTGGAAGTTCGCTTATGTTGAAAGAAAACAAGTATAACACTGCTAGTCTGACAACAACTGGTAACTGAGGTGGCTCTTTAGGCCTTCTACTGGCTGCAAACGGTACTGCAACAACAATaaaccacattttaaaatgtatatatgcgCCACGGCTGGGGAACATTATCAGACAAGGGATGAACTCTGTGGCTATGCTGACccaagtaaaataaatacaaaacctCCTAAAAACATTAGTTGAAAcagtacaatgtattttataaacaCAGCATACAGTATGGGACACATACCCAGGCTCCTTTGTACAGCCACATGGATACAATGTAGATACAATGTAATAAGATACTACTGCAACTAATACAAGCAACTAATTAACCACTAAAGCCAGAAGCTCTTCAAAATGTCATAGTGCTTTAGCATGCGACAGTACTACCGCTGTCATCAGTAAGTTGATAGTCCTCAGTGCACGTCAAACATCATCTCGCCGCAACACTTGCACAGAGAATAGTgaccaacatgtgtgtcagaaagaGCCGAGCAGTGAGGTCTGTTTACAAAACACACTAATGGCTGCTATTAACCATGGTAACTTGGAGTAACTACATACAGGCTTCATGAGCTGTGCATGGAGGCAGCATTATGAGCAGAGCCCATATGTCAAGTTGCTGTCACCATGGAGCACTTACCCCACAAACTAGCAGAATGCACAAAGACACACTGGTAGACAAAAGAAGCAAGGAAGAAAAGGGAGAAACGTAAGACAAATTTCTGAAAAACAATGTTCACCCTCAAGTCAAGAAAAGGGCAAGGACACAAAATGTACATTACTGCGGGAGAGTAGACCACACTCACCTTGGCCAGGCTGGCTGTGAACAGGACACATTCGAACATCTCACCCATCTTCTGTAGGAACTCATCAACATGTGGTCTCTTTAATACGTACACCTGAAAGAGCACAATAGGTCACATTTATAAAGTCCCATGGAGAGAATAAGGTAGAAACAATAAACATCTGGCTCCATTTGGGACTCTTTAGATCACCTCGCTGTATAAAGAGAGCACTGGATTTGCAATAGAAAAGGCTTCTGATTTCAGGATTTTTCAGACTGAGCAACTTTAATTGTTCTCAAGTTACCTTTCAGATTCACTTAAAACCCATCAATGCCTTAAATTGTGAGCTGCATTCTAATGACAGGCCTAGAAATGTAGTAACAGGTTCACAGCTTAAGCTGTTGGAATATGTAGCAAACAGGTCTCCCCCAGTGGACACTGTAGGTGCCACCTTCCGGCTGAGATAGGCTAGTTTTGAATTCATCATTAAATGCACTCAGACTCCCATGTCCCACAACGATTGATCAGTCCCTGGGCAGCCAGTACACATCATTCTCAAGCCAGAAATCCACTGGAGGGCAGGACGGGGTAGTATTTTCAAACTAATATGGATGAGAATGAAAGACAACTAAACGTGTCCCACATTCAGGGCAGTCTTCTACTCTGTTCAATCCTTCAATGCTAATGCTGCACCAATGAAAAAATCCCCATGGTATTATTGTAGTCCCCAAGGAGCAAATGCAGGGAGAGGTGCAGAACACAAGATTAAGGAAAAGCGGTGGTGGTTTTTTGGCATACTTCTACTATACATAAGTTTAGGTGACTGcttaaagctattttttttttattcaagaaaTCATCAGTTTATAGCACAAAAGTTACTTGGTAAAAACGTTATTTAAAGATGTTTAAACATGAAGAAGTGGTTTACTTATTCCTAAAAGGGATAATTGAACAATAAAATAAGATTATTTAGTAAACATGCACCATAAAGAAAAGTTTTCCCCAGCATCATTTTATCTCCctaatctcccccccccctctttccaaTCAATTCTGTTGCTATTGTCAAGTTGCTGTTAATATTTCTTAACACATGAGAAATGATTCCTTACTTTGTTCATACTTTATCGCCCCCAATATTATGCTATTTGTAAAACACTTTTTATAATGAAAGGTCCcaaacttgtatatatttttaaagatgaAACCTGCACAAGTGAAAGGCTCCTGGGGACGTACAGATGCATAGACGTTGTACACTGCGTGTTACAAATGTTCCGTGTGCAGAGATGAACATGTTGAGTCTCCCGTACTGTGGAATACATGGCTGCTCCCAATGCAAGTAATCGAGGATAGGCCAAGCAGAATGGGAACAGCCTATCCTGGATTA harbors:
- the LOC142159304 gene encoding CTD small phosphatase-like protein isoform X3, which encodes MDNTSIITQLSNPKEEGILSCAQEKVSQCNISLKKQRNRSIFSSLFCCFRGYNVEPPANNNSALPPLVEENGGLQKLPTKYLLPELKGSDCEKKCVVIDLDETLVHSSFKPINNADFIVPVEIDGTIHQVYVLKRPHVDEFLQKMGEMFECVLFTASLAKYADPVADLLDRWGVFTARLFRESCVFHRGNYVKDLSRLGRELNKIIILDNSPASYIFHPENAVPVQSWFDDMSDTELLDLIPFFEGLSKEENVYNMLQKLCNR
- the LOC142159304 gene encoding CTD small phosphatase-like protein isoform X4; amino-acid sequence: MARVSQCNISLKKQRNRSIFSSLFCCFRGYNVEPPANNNSALPPLVEENGGLQKGDQTQVITIPSLPTKYLLPELKGSDCEKKCVVIDLDETLVHSSFKPINNADFIVPVEIDGTIHQVYVLKRPHVDEFLQKMGEMFECVLFTASLAKYADPVADLLDRWGVFTARLFRESCVFHRGNYVKDLSRLGRELNKIIILDNSPASYIFHPENAVPVQSWFDDMSDTELLDLIPFFEGLSKEENVYNMLQKLCNR